The genomic DNA GGCGCGGAGGCTGGAGGACAACCCGGACGTCACCGTGCAGGGCGCCGATGCGACCCGCCTGCCGTTCGACGACGGCGCGTTCGATTCGGTGGTCAGCTGCCTGATGCTGCACCACGTCATCGAATGGGAGGCCGCGGTCGCCGAGATCGCCCGGGTGCTCAAGCCCGGCGGCGTGTTCGTCGGTTACGACCTGACGCGGACACCGGTGGCCACGGCGGTGCACCGGGTGGACCGGTCGCCGTTCCGGCTGGTGAACCCCGATGAGCTGGCGGCCGAAGGACGGCGCCACGGGCTCCAGGTAGACACGGCTACGAAGATGTTCGGGCACGTGATGCAGTTCAGTGCGATCAGCGGGTCCGCCGACAGGCCTTGAAAGCCAACCGCTGTCGACGCTACGGTCAATTAGCGTTCGACGAGGAGGCGGCATGGCAGACGACTCGGCTGTGGGCGTACGTCCGAATTGGGTGGGTGACGAGCTCTTTCCCTTCCAGAGCCGGTTTGTCGAACTGGACGGGCACGTAATTCATTACGTCGACGAGGGGTCCGGGCCCGTCCTGCTGATGCTGCACGGAAACCCCACATGGTCGTTCATGTATCGCCAGGTCATCATGTCTTTGCGGGATCGATTCCGCTGCATAGCCTTTGATCATCCGGGATTCGGTCTGTCCACCGCCGCAGCCGGATACGGTCACATGCCGGACGATCACGCCGCAGTGGCGGTGGCGTTCCTGGACCACCTGGGACTGTCGGACCTGACGCTGCTGCTGCACGACTGGGGCGGACCTATCGGGCTGCGTGCCGCGGAACAACGGCCAGAGCTGTTCTCCCGACTGGTGATAGCCAATACCTGGGGCTGGCCTCTCAACGGCGACTTCCGCGTCGAGCTGGCGGCTCGGCTGATCGGCGGACCGGTAGGACGCGAGCTGACCCGGCGTTCACATCACGCGCTGAGCATGATGATGCAGGCGGGGCACCGCCGCCGGCGGCTCTCGCCGGAAGAGTTGACACACTACTGCAACGCGCTGCCATCGGCACGGCGGCGCCAGGCCGCCGCAGTCCTCCCGGAGGCGATCATCGGACGCCGGGACTTCTTCGCCACGGTAGAGCGGAATCTGATTGTCCTCGAACATCTTCCGGTGCTGATCATCTGGGCGGACGCGGATGTCGCGTTGGGTGACAAGGAGCGACGCCGGTGGGAGTCGACTTTCCCGGACCACAGCACCGTCGTCCTGCATGGCGCCGGTCATTTTGTGCCGTCGGATGCGCCGGATGAGTA from Mycolicibacterium phocaicum includes the following:
- a CDS encoding class I SAM-dependent methyltransferase; protein product: MPVMSRVERAFCCGAMWRTTTRAVLDILPTDQLGERLLEIGSGSGAIAEGLSSARPGLSITATDLDPVMVDAAARRLEDNPDVTVQGADATRLPFDDGAFDSVVSCLMLHHVIEWEAAVAEIARVLKPGGVFVGYDLTRTPVATAVHRVDRSPFRLVNPDELAAEGRRHGLQVDTATKMFGHVMQFSAISGSADRP
- a CDS encoding alpha/beta fold hydrolase: MGDELFPFQSRFVELDGHVIHYVDEGSGPVLLMLHGNPTWSFMYRQVIMSLRDRFRCIAFDHPGFGLSTAAAGYGHMPDDHAAVAVAFLDHLGLSDLTLLLHDWGGPIGLRAAEQRPELFSRLVIANTWGWPLNGDFRVELAARLIGGPVGRELTRRSHHALSMMMQAGHRRRRLSPEELTHYCNALPSARRRQAAAVLPEAIIGRRDFFATVERNLIVLEHLPVLIIWADADVALGDKERRRWESTFPDHSTVVLHGAGHFVPSDAPDEYSAAVAGWYNAPRP